CTTCCGTGACTGCTCCCACTCAAGAGCCCCTTGATGGGTCTCGCCTCGTGCACCACCTGTGCCCAACACTTTGTGACCAAGCCCTTCAACCTCCACAGATGAAGGTCCCAACCTCTGTCTGTGGAAGGTGGTCTCTTCACTCTCTCAGTGCTGTGTGAAACAAGAATGGGATTCCCCGGGagccaggcggcagcacagcgggttaagtgcacatggcacaaagcgcagggaccggagtaaggatcccagttcaagcccccggctccctacctgcaggggagtcacttcacgggaggtgaagcaggtctgcaggtgtctgtctttctctccccctgtctccattctcttcccctcctctctccatttctctgtcctatccagcaatgatgacatcaataacaataataactacaacaataaacaagggcaacaaaagggaaaataaatattttttaaaaagtggtattCCCCTTGGGATGATCAAGCTTGGAGCTTTTCATAATTTAAATCACTGCAaagttattaaaattattttaggaagtcaggcggtagcgtagcagcttaagcgcatgtggcgcaaattgcaaggaccggcataaggatcccagttcgagcccttggctcctcacctacacagatggtgaaacaggtctgcaggtgtctgtctttctctcctcctgtcttcccctcctctctccatttctctctgtcctatccaacaatgacagcatcaataactacaacaagggcaccgaaaggggaaaaaaaattattttaaggagGAATCAGGCGAtagcggagcgggttaagcgcagatggcgcaaagtgcaaggaccaacataaggatcccggttcaagcccctggctccccacctgcaggggagtcacttcacaagtggtgaagcagatctgcaggtgtctgtctttctctccccctctctgtcttcccctcctctctccatttctctctgtcctagccaacaacaacatcaataactacaacaataaaacaacaagggcaacaaaagggaataagtaaataaataaataaataaatatatttttttttaaaatcattttatggaactaattttaaaagtaaattatatttattttgtaagaGAGAAGCTAGGATCAGAGTACCACTGCTGGAGGCTGGAGCTCTGGACTTGCATGGAGTGCCTGTCTCTAGCCGACAAGCACCTCCTTGGCCACTACGCTAACACAGACATTCAGTGAGAGGCCAGCTCAGCTGCGGCACATCTGGCACTGGGGTTGCCTCTGCTCTGCTGGGCTGCCTCCGTGGTCCCACCAACGAAGGTGAGCAACCACCAGAAGCTCCAAAAACCACCTCACGAGTCCGTGGGGGAGCCCTCTGCCATGGGCTCCTCTCTCTTCCTAAAGAAGGTGtcaaaagggggccaggcagtagtgtatcaggttaagcgcatgtggcacaaagcgcaggggccggtgtaaggatcccggtttgaacccccggctccccacctgcaggggagtcgctttacaggcggtgaagcaggtctgcaggtgtctttctctccccctcctctctccatttctctctgtcctatctaacaaagacatcatcaataacaacaacaataaaacaagggcaacaaaagggaaaataaatattaaaaagaagaagaaggtggcaaaaaacaaacactctctcctttctctgcctgGGCACCCAAGGACCAGGCTAGAGAGGGCAGAGTCCAGAACATCACAGACGGGAACTGAAGCCCTGACTCTCTGAGCCCAGACAAGCTGCTTACTCTGGTCCGTAGTCACCTCCCTGGACCCGCTGTGTCTGCAGCTGGGGGCACGAGGGTCAGTCAGGGAGGCCCACACAGCACTTGTCCTGTCACAGAAGCCTCTGCACACACTCCTTAAAGAGTTTATTTGTCCTGCTCACAAACACCATCAACAATGCTGTCTGTGGAGAGAACAATGCTGTCACCATCAACAATGCTGTCTGTGGAGAGAACACCAAGCTGGGAAAGGCCTCGGACCCCACAATGACGTCTCAAGCGGGAGCCCGGGTCCTGGAGCGCAGCAGAGACATTCAGAGGGCAGCAACACAGCATCAGCAGGGTGGCTCCACACAGCCCCTCCTCAGCCCAGGGAGCCCATCAGGGTCTGAGCCTGTTTCAGCTCTGCAAGGGGAAAAGTCAGTCGCGTCAGGAGGACGCTGGGGTCACTTCCCCACCAGGCACCGCTGCCTCACCTGCCAGGAGGACCTGGAACTTGTCTGCTGAGAGGGACATGGCAACAGGCTGGGCCGGGGCGCCTGGGGCAGCTGCTGTCTCCAGCCGCAGGTGCACCATGGGCTCCTCCACGGTCGGCAGCAGGCTGGAGCTCAGAGTGTAGTCCACTCTCCAGCCCACGCCTGCCAGCGGGCTCACTGCAGACAGGGCAGGTGCTCAGGGCCATTGCAGGCCAGGCAGGCAGCCCTCAGCCCACACCCTGCTGAACCCCATCCCTCCAGGCTGGGCAACCTTTGAGAAACTAAGCCCGGGGACCACAGCAGGCGCTTTGCTGCTGGGAGCTCAGACTGTCCACAGCAGCcctcaggacaggagcccaggcagagcggggagggggttcagcactgggcctgcacatcggggagggggttcagcactAGGCCTGCACATCagggagggggttcagcactgggcctgcacatcagggagggggttcagcactgggcctgcacatcagggagggggttcagcactgggcctgcacatcagggagggggttcagcactgGGCCTGCACATCGGGGAGGGGCTTCAGCACTAGGCCTGCACATCACGGAGGGGGTTCAGCACTGGGCCTGCACATCagggagggggttcagcactgggcctgcacatcagggagggggttcagcactgggcctgcacatcagggagggggttcagcactgggcctgcacatcagggagggggttcagcactAGGCCTGCACATcggggagggggttcagcactgGGCCAGCACATcggggagggggttcagcactgggcctgcacatcggggagggggttcagcactAGGCCTGCACATcggggagggggttcagcactAGGCCTGCACATCagggagggggttcagcactgGGCCTGCACATCGGGGAGGGGCTTCAGCACTGGGCCTGCACATcggggagggggttcagcactgggcctgcacatcggggagggggttcagcactgGGCCTGCACATCAGGGAGGGGCTTCAGCACTAGGCCTGCACATcggggagggggttcagcacAAGGCCTGCACATCAGGGAGGGGCTTCAGCACTAGGCCTGCACATcggggagggggttcagcactgggcctgcacatcggggagggggttcagcactgggcctgcacatcggggagggggttcagcactgggcctgcacatcacggagggggttcagcactgggcctgcacatcagggagggggttcagcactgGGCCTGCACATCACGGAGGGGGTTCAGCACTAGGCCTGCACATCGGGAAGGGGGTTCAGCACTGGGCCTGCACATCagggagggggttcagcactAGGCCTGCACATCagggagggggttcagcactAGGCCTGCACATcggggagggggttcagcactgggcctgcacatcagggagggggttcagcactAGGCCTGCACATcggggagggggttcagcactAGGCCTGCACATCGGGGAGGGGGTTCAGCAATGGGCCTGCACATcggggagggggttcagcactAGGCCTGCACATCagggagggggttcagcactAGGCCTGCACATCagggagggggttcagcactgggcctgcacatcgggagggggttcagcactgGGCCTGCACATCAAGGAGGGGGTTCAGCACTAGGCCTGCACATcggggagggggttcagcactgggcctgcacatcggggagggggttcagcactgggcctgcacatcggggagggggttcagcactgggcctgcacatcggggagggggttcagcactgggcctgcacatcggggagggggttcagcactgggcctgcacatcagggagggggttcagcactAGGCCTGCACATcggggagggggttcagcactgggcctgcacatcagggagggggttcagcactAGGCCTGCACATcggggagggggttcagcactgggcctgcacatcggggagggggttcagcactgggcctgcacatcggggagggggttcagcactAGGCCTGCACATcggggagggggttcagcactAGGCCTGCACATcggggagggggttcagcactAGGCCTGCACATCGGGGAGGGGCTTCAGCACTGGGCCTACACATCGGGGAGGGGCTTCAGCACTAGGCCTGCACATCagggagggggttcagcactgGGCCTACACATCGGGGAGGGGCTTCAGCACTAGGCCTGCACATCagggagggggttcagcactAGGCCTGCATATCagggagggggttcagcactAGGCCTGCATATCagggagggggttcagcactgGGCCTACACATCGGGGAGGGGCTTCAGCACTAGGCCTGCACATCagggagggggttcagcactAGGCCTGCATATCagggagggggttcagcactAGGCCTGCACATCagggagggggttcagcactgGGCCTGCACATCGGGGAGGGGGTTCAACAATGGGCCTGCACATcggggagggggttcagcactAGGCCTGCACATCagggagggggttcagcactAGGCCTGCACATCGGGGAGGGGGTTCAGAACTGGGCCTGCACATcggggagggggttcagcactgggcctgcacatcggggagggggttcagcactgggcctgcacatcacggagggggttcagcactgggcctgcacatcagggagggggttcagcactgggcctgcacatcagggagggggttcagcactAGGCCTGCACATcggggagggggttcagcactgggcctgcacatcggggagggggttcagcactAGGCCTGCACATCagggagggggttcagcactAGGCCTGCACATCGGGGAGGGGGTTCAGCAATGGGCCTGCACATcggggagggggttcagcactAGGCCTGCACATCagggagggggttcagcactAGGCCTGCACATCACGGAGGGGGTTCAGCACTGGGCCTGCACATCgggagggggttcagcactgGGCCTGCACATCAAGGAGGGGGTTCAGCACTAGGCCTGCACATcggggagggggttcagcactgggcctgcacatcggggagggggttcagcactgggcctgcacatcggggagggggttcagcactAGGCCTGCACATCAGGGAGGGGGTTCAGCAATGGGCCTACACATCGGGGAGGGGCTTCAGCACTAGGCCTGCATATCagggagggggttcagcactAGGCCTGCACATCagggagggggttcagcactAGGCCTGCATATCagggagggggttcagcactAGGCCTGCATATCagggagggggttcagcactgGGCCTGCACATCAGGGAGGGGGTTCAGCAATGGGCCTACACATCGGGGAGGGGCTTCAGCACTAGGCCTGCATATCagggagggggttcagcactAGGCCTGCACATCagggagggggttcagcactAGGCCTGCATATCagggagggggttcagcactAGGCCTGCATATCagggagggggttcagcactgggcctgcacatcagggagggggttcagcactgGGCCTGCACATCAGGGAGGGGGTTTAGCACTGGGCCTGCACATCGGGGAGGGGGTTCAGCAATGGGCCTGCACATcggggagggggttcagcactgggcctgcacatcggggagggggttcagcactAGGCCTGCACATCagggagggggttcagcactAGGCCTGCACATCagggagggggttcagcactgggcctgcacatcgggagggggttcagcactgGGCCTGCACATCAAGGAGGGGGTTCAGCCTGGGCCTGCACATCgggagggggttcagcactgGGCCTGCACATCAAGGAGGGGGTTCAGCACTAGGCCTGCACATcggggagggggttcagcactgggcctgcacatcggggagggggttcagcactgggcctgcacatcggggagggggttcagcactAGGCCTGCACATCAGGGAGGGGGTTCAGCAATGGGCCTACACATCGGGGAGGGGCTTCAGCACTAGGCCTGCATATCagggagggggttcagcactAGGCCTGCACATCagggagggggttcagcactAGGCCTGCATATCagggagggggttcagcactAGGCCTGCATATCagggagggggttcagcactgGGCCTGCACATCAGGGAGGGGGTTCAGCAATGGGCCTACACATCGGGGAGGGGCTTCAGCACTAGGCCTGCATATCagggagggggttcagcactAGGCCTGCACATCagggagggggttcagcactAGGCCTGCATATCagggagggggttcagcactAGGCCTGCATatcagggaggtggttcagcactgggcctgcacatcagggagggggttcagcactgGGCCTGCACATCTGGGAGGGGGTTTAGCACTGGGCCTGCACATCGGGGAGGGGGTTCAGCAATGGGCCTGCACATcggggagggggttcagcactgggcctgcacatcggggagggggttcagcactAGGCCTGCACATCagggagggggttcagcactAGGCCTGCACATCagggagggggttcagcactgggcctgcacatcgggagggggttcagcactgGGCCTGCACATCAAGGAGGGGGTTCAGCCTGGGCCTGCACCTGCCCATGGCCGTGTCCGCTGGGCAGACAGAGCCCCACCCTGCCCGTCACCCTCACCACGCAGGCTGCAAGTCCGAAGGTGTTCCTGCAGGGGGCCCCGCTTCTCCTCGTAACAGCGGCACAGGCTGGCGGCGTGCTCTGGGGAGTAGAGGGTGCCTGAGGCTGGGCAGGGGGACAGGCCTCGGGCTCCGGCCCACCGAGGACCCACCCTGCCCACTTTCCCGGCGGGTACCTCGGGGTAGCCCCAGCTGCTGCAGCTCGCTGGACAGGGATTCGCCGTCCACACCATGCTTGGCCGCACTGGCAAGTATAAAGCTCAGGACCGCCACAGCAGCCTTCACATCGCTGGACTCTGGGGGCAGCGGTGGGCGCAGAGGGCTGTCACTGGGCCCCGGGCACCtcgtggtgtgccaccacctcgcaCTCGGACCCCGACCTACATGAGCTGCTGCCCCCACCACCCCGCCTGAAGCCGGGCGGGGACACTGGGGCCTCTCCACCTGCCCTTCCAGAGGCAGGTAGGTCACGTGGGGGTGGGAAGAGGGGCCCTGGGTCAAGCCTCCGGGTCACCGAAGTCAGCGAGGTACTCACCAAACCTGGCATCGGCGGTGAGCTTCTGGACCTTCTCATACTGTGGGCAAAGTGGGCCTCAGGGTGCTACAGCCCACCCCCCAGCACCCTCCCTGCCCCAGCtacagccccctcccccatcagCACCCTCCCTGCCGCAGCCCAGCATCCTGAGGTGAGGGTGACAGTCAGGGAGGGCGGGTGACCCCCGTGAGCCTCAGGCCACAGGGTCACAGGGCCATGGACAGCGGGAGAGGACTGTACTTACGTCAAGGCCCTGCCCCAGCAGTTCCTTCAGCACCAGGCCGCACAGCAGCCGCAGCTTCACAGAGGACTGCAGGGAAGGCCTCCGTCACCGGGTGCGGGGCCGGCTCACGGGGGCTCAGCCAGCACCCAGGGCCCCAGAGTGGGCccagcctcccaccccacccctggacCCCCGGGTACTCAGCAATCTTAGCCAGCGTGCTGATCTCCGCCAGGACCCAGTCAGGACAGTCCAGGTCACCGCAGAACCGGAACCTCTGCAGGGGTGAGGCCGGCAGTCAGGCTAAAAGCACCTGCTCACATCTGCCCTCCCATCTCTTAGACACTGCACAGAGACCCTCTCCCCGACCATTCTGCCACTAGCCTGGCTCCCGTGCCTCCACTGGGCAGGCATCCTGCTGAACTTCCCTCTGGTGCCTACTCAGCCTGCTGGGAGTGACAGCGGGAAACAGCATCCCTCCTCAGAGAGATGCCgcacaccaccacccccctcctcccccttcctcctcccctccccctcttcctgccccttcccttccccagtCACATCAGCCCTGGCAGCTGCTGCCGCACTAGACGTCTGCCTTCCCAGCCTTCTCCTCACAGCTTTCAATTCATCCAGGTCTCTGCTTATTAGACTTTTCTTGGTGAGTAGCCCCTGGCCAAACTTTCTGCTAAAAATGCATTTTGTGAGTGTCAAAAATGAGACcgaagcgctgctcagctctggcatgttcAGTAGTGGACACTCATCTTGAGGGTCTCTGGGTCCCCAGGCATGCCAGTCCCAGGACCAAACTTTCTGAAACACCTCTTCAAACATGGGACTTTCAAGGCAGGAGGGACAGTGCTGCATGGACCTGGCACCACATACGCCGGCCGGAGTGCTATTCTAGCTTGTTTGACTGATAAAGCTTTCACACCTATGTATATCTAATTCTTGATAAAggaacccaaagtattaaatgacgGAAGGAGGCACTcttcactgaaagaagctttcaAATAGCAAGGCACTTTCATTGTCCGTGGCTATTTACTTCCTGACCCACGGCCCTGTTTCTGAGTATGTGCGAGTCAGAACGTGATGACCTAACACTAGACTGTGATGGCACGTTGCATGCAGACATATCACAGCAAAGCTGCATGACACATAGTTCACTGCTGTGGCGGTGGATGCAGTGTGGACTATACCCCAAAATATCAAGCCGTTAATAtggcaaataataaaaatatttcttagaaaATAGCTACTTTGgtgcaactatatacaaataatgtcaaagcacataaatcatagtgatgttgtgtatgatacagcaaatcctaacaaagggatttttcaaagttaacccaattaccaaataatgtgattgtaacaataa
This DNA window, taken from Erinaceus europaeus chromosome 16, mEriEur2.1, whole genome shotgun sequence, encodes the following:
- the COMMD4 gene encoding COMM domain-containing protein 4 isoform X4; protein product: MRFRFCGDLDCPDWVLAEISTLAKISSVKLRLLCGLVLKELLGQGLDYEKVQKLTADARFESSDVKAAVAVLSFILASAAKHGVDGESLSSELQQLGLPREHAASLCRCYEEKRGPLQEHLRTCSLRVSPLAGVGWRVDYTLSSSLLPTVEEPMVHLRLETAAAPGAPAQPVAMSLSADKFQVLLAELKQAQTLMGSLG
- the COMMD4 gene encoding COMM domain-containing protein 4 isoform X5, which produces MSSVKLRLLCGLVLKELLGQGLDYEKVQKLTADARFESSDVKAAVAVLSFILASAAKHGVDGESLSSELQQLGLPREHAASLCRCYEEKRGPLQEHLRTCSLRVSPLAGVGWRVDYTLSSSLLPTVEEPMVHLRLETAAAPGAPAQPVAMSLSADKFQVLLAELKQAQTLMGSLG
- the COMMD4 gene encoding COMM domain-containing protein 4 isoform X3; protein product: MPAQWRHGSQRFRFCGDLDCPDWVLAEISTLAKISSVKLRLLCGLVLKELLGQGLDYEKVQKLTADARFESSDVKAAVAVLSFILASAAKHGVDGESLSSELQQLGLPREHAASLCRCYEEKRGPLQEHLRTCSLRVSPLAGVGWRVDYTLSSSLLPTVEEPMVHLRLETAAAPGAPAQPVAMSLSADKFQVLLAELKQAQTLMGSLG
- the COMMD4 gene encoding COMM domain-containing protein 4 isoform X2, with translation MQHCPSCLESPMFEEVFQKVWSWDWHAWGPRDPQDECPLLNMPELSSASVSFLTLTKCIFSRKFGQGLLTKKSLISRDLDELKARFRFCGDLDCPDWVLAEISTLAKISSVKLRLLCGLVLKELLGQGLDYEKVQKLTADARFEHAASLCRCYEEKRGPLQEHLRTCSLRVSPLAGVGWRVDYTLSSSLLPTVEEPMVHLRLETAAAPGAPAQPVAMSLSADKFQVLLAELKQAQTLMGSLG
- the COMMD4 gene encoding COMM domain-containing protein 4 isoform X1; its protein translation is MFEEVFQKVWSWDWHAWGPRDPQDECPLLNMPELSSASVSFLTLTKCIFSRKFGQGLLTKKSLISRDLDELKARFRFCGDLDCPDWVLAEISTLAKISSVKLRLLCGLVLKELLGQGLDYEKVQKLTADARFESSDVKAAVAVLSFILASAAKHGVDGESLSSELQQLGLPREHAASLCRCYEEKRGPLQEHLRTCSLRVSPLAGVGWRVDYTLSSSLLPTVEEPMVHLRLETAAAPGAPAQPVAMSLSADKFQVLLAELKQAQTLMGSLG